The window ACGCCAAAGGCCTTTTCCGTCTCCCGGGCCAAGGCCTGGCTCACGGCGGTGGTGGCCTTGGCCGCCCGGAGGGCCCGCTTGGTGGGGCCGTGGAAGGCGGGGTCCATGCCCAAGACGGACACGTCCGTGCCGTGGAGGGTGTGGACCACGGGAAAGCCCTCGCCGAAGGCCAGGAGGCTTGCGGCGGCGTGGGGGATGGCGTAGTGGGTGTGCACAAGGTCCAGCTCCAACCGCTTGGCCTCCCGCTCCAAGGTCCCGGCCAGGGACAGGGTGTAGAGGGGCCCGGGGAAGACGGGGTAGAAGGGGAGGTCCACGGGGACGAAGGCCACGGGGCTTTCCTTGGGCAGGCGGAAGGGGCGCTCCGTGGCGAAGAGGTAGACCCGGTGGCCCATCCGGGCCAGGCGGTGGGCCAGCTCCGTGGCCACGATGCCGCTTCCCCCCAGGCCCGGATAGGCCACGAGGCCGAGCCTAAGCGCCCTCACCCGGCGCGCCCTCCTTTTCCTTGCCGTGCCGGACTAAAAGGGACCATGCCCCAAGTCTAGCGTAGGGCCCGTGCCCCCAAGGCGAGGAAGAGGAGGTTAGCCCCCCAAGCCCCAAACTCGGGGGGCAAAGCCCCGATCCCCGCCAGGGAGCGCCCGAGGAAAAAGGCCCCGTAGTAGGCCAGGGCCAGGACCACGCTCATCCCCAGGGCGAGCCCCGTGCTCCTCCCGTAGCGCAGGGCCATGGCCGCGGCCAGGAGGACCAGGACCAGGTTGGCGAGGGGCAAGGCCAGCTTGGAGTGGAACTCCAGCCGGGCGCGCCAGCGCTCCACGGGGGCCAAGAAGGGGTCCCGCGCCTTCTTCCAGGCTTCGGAAAGGCTGTCCTGGCCAAAGCTAAAGGTGTCGGCGTAATCGGCGATGGCCCGGGCCCGGGAAAGGTCGGACTCCACCTCCAAAAGGGGCCCTTGGCTTACCACCTGGAAGACGCGGCGCACCTGGCCCAGGAGGTCCTTCGCTCCTTCCAGGCCCGGCACCGCCTTAAAGTCCACCCGGTAGTAGCGGTAGTTTTCTAGGGTGATGACCTTGCCCTCCCACCGGCCCCGCTCGGCGAAGAGGAAGGTACCTTCTTCCCCCTGGAAGGCGCTGATCCTCACCTGGAGCATCTCCTTGGTCTGCCAGTCAAAGCCCTCGAAGTAGAGGCTTTTCCCCTTGCCGATGGGGATCTGGAGCCCCACGAGCCGGTGAAGCCCCGCCCCTTGGGTGTGGATCTCGTCCCACCAGGCCACCCGCACCCGCTCGTTGGAGTGGGGCACCACGTACTCCTGCAGGTAAAGGGCCACGCCCGAGAGCACCCCCCCCACCACCAGGAGGGGCAGGGCGGCCCGGTGGAGGGGAATGCCCCCCGAAAGGAGGGCAAACTGGGCCCCTTCCGCCGAGAGCCGGCCAAAAACCAGAACCGTGGTTACCACGGTGGCGATGGGAAAAACCTGGACCAAAACCCCGGGCACGTGGTAGGAGAGCCAGCGAAGGACCTTTACAAGGGGCACCCCTTCCAGCCACCGGGCTCCGGCGTAGAAGAACCCGAAAAGGTACACAGCGGTGAGAAAGGCCAGGGCCAGGAGGAGGACGGGAAGGCTTTCCCTCAGGACGTAGCGGTAAAGGGTCATGGGAGGCGGCTGGCGAAGGCAACCAGGCGCAAAGCGCCCTCGGGCACCTTGGTAGAGGCTAGGACCTTTCCTCCTTGAAAGCGGAGGTGGAGCCGGGCGGAGGCCCCCTGTCCCCTGAGGGTGGCTTTACCCTCCTGGTAGGTGAAGCTTCCCAAGGCCAAGGCTTCCCGCCCTTTGAGGTCCACCACCAGGGTTTCCGCCTGGAGTTTGGGGCTATCCGCCTGGACCTTACCCTTCAGGACCACCACGTCCTCGGCGAAGAGGGCGAGGGCCCTTTCCGCCCGGAGGCCCTTGAAGTCGGCGTTGGCGAAGACCAGGCCTTGGAAGCGAGCTTCCTGCTTGGGGATGTCGTGTTCCATGCTTTGGGCTTGGAAGGTTTCTTTGCCGGAAAGGAGCTCCACCCCCTTGGCCCGTACGAAGCTCCCCTCTTTGTACTCGATGTAGCTCCCCTTGAGGCGGAGGCCGTTTTCGTTGTCCACCAGGATGCCCCCCTGGGGAAGGGTGGTGACGCCCGTTTCTAGGTTCACCCGCTGGGGTCCTGCTGGCTCCACGCTAAAGGTGGCGAAGCGGGCTGCCAGGGCGAGGCCGAGAAAAAGGGGGATAAGAAGTCCTCTCATGGGGAGCACTTTATCCCATTTCCCTTAGCGCCACGTTAGCCGGGGGTTTTGGTAGAGTTTAGGCCGTGCGCTTCCTGCCCTTCGGCTTAGCCCTTGCGCCCCTTGTTCCCTTCCTGGCCTGGCTAGCTCCCCTTTTCCTGCTAGAGCTTCGCTTCCTACCCCGGGTTGCCCTTTGGCTCCTTTTGGCCTACGCTTTGTCCCTTCTCCTTCCCGCCCTCTTTGCCCCCGAGCCCCTAGCCCTTCCCTTGGCCCTTTTCCGCCTCCTTTACGCGCTTGGGCTCGTGGGGGCGGGGGTGGCGTTGGGAAGGCGTTTTTCCGGCCGGGCCTTGGCTCCCTTGGGGGTGGGTCTCCTTTTCCTCTACCTCACCGCCTTCG is drawn from Thermus sp. LT1-2-5 and contains these coding sequences:
- a CDS encoding LptF/LptG family permease, with the protein product MTLYRYVLRESLPVLLLALAFLTAVYLFGFFYAGARWLEGVPLVKVLRWLSYHVPGVLVQVFPIATVVTTVLVFGRLSAEGAQFALLSGGIPLHRAALPLLVVGGVLSGVALYLQEYVVPHSNERVRVAWWDEIHTQGAGLHRLVGLQIPIGKGKSLYFEGFDWQTKEMLQVRISAFQGEEGTFLFAERGRWEGKVITLENYRYYRVDFKAVPGLEGAKDLLGQVRRVFQVVSQGPLLEVESDLSRARAIADYADTFSFGQDSLSEAWKKARDPFLAPVERWRARLEFHSKLALPLANLVLVLLAAAMALRYGRSTGLALGMSVVLALAYYGAFFLGRSLAGIGALPPEFGAWGANLLFLALGARALR